The Anopheles maculipalpis chromosome 3RL, idAnoMacuDA_375_x, whole genome shotgun sequence genomic sequence ATCGGACGTGAATCGATCGAGCCTACATTGAGCGCTGTATTAATCCTTTGCAACAGTTCCGCATGACAATCGTCCGTCGTTGGACCGCTGATTATGTCCGCCTCCACAAGGTCCATATCTTTCGATTCACCCGTTTCTCCTCCACCTGTACCGGAAGGATCGGTGCTTTCGGGTACGATTTCAAACCGTGGCCTTTCGCCATCGTCAACCACACGGCAGGTATAGATACACCGTTTTTCCGGATCCTTGTAGTGTCCGTACGGGCGCGTAATCGTATATCCGATCGGATAAATCGTACACTCCGTATGAAAAGCTGCCCGGTCCGGTACAATATCCCCCAGACTTTGCACGCTAAAACCACCCACCGTAAACGGGTACTTTGGATGTCCCGACTGGTCAACGGTAATGTTTTGCATACGTTTCTTACCGGTCCCACCGCTCGGTCGACCCTTTCTTCGCCCTTTTCCACCTTCCGACGGTGGTTCGCCTTTCCCTGCTGGTCCTCGCTTTTTACCCATCCGATGACCATTTTTGCCACCGTGTCGTTCGTTGGCTCCCGATTTCCCGTTCGCTTCATCGTCCTTTTCCACTTTTACATCCGTCCCGTCCAGGACAGTTTCCTGAGGTTCTTGCTGCCCATCCGCCGGTCCACCTTCACCAGAAGTGCTCGCATTCGGCGCTCCATTAACGGTAGCGTTTTTTTCGCGCTTCTTGTACTGTCGTTTCGGTGGTAAACTGTTTGCGATCAGCTCGTTCAGCTTACTGGACGTTCGCCCAAGCTGCGTTTCCGTTTCGTGCTCATGGTCGAGCAGCTTCTTCAGCAGAAACCGTCGCTCTTCACTAACCTGACCAACTTTCTCCTGCACCTGTGCAATATGATCACTTAATGCGGCATTTTCCTGCAAAATGAAGCCCGGTCAGAGTATGTGAGCCACAAAAGCCGAAAGGCGTCACCCTCGTTTGGGTCACTTTAACTTACAAACACCATATCGGTCATGTAGCGTTTTAATCGACGGTACTTTTGCCGAAACTTTGCGTTCGCTTCCTCTTCCACGGCGGCCGTTGCTGCTTCCGATGATTCGCAGCTGGTGCGTTGCATTTCCTACACAATTTTCGCCGCATCGACGCCACAACAGGCAATGTTTTGTGGCTTGCTTAGGGTAGATACAGAGCACCCTGGTATAGAAAATAGCGCGTGGAAAGCCACAGCACTATCGGCACCGAAACACGCACAATACACTCACACGAGCCGCATTTGGTAAAAGCATCAGGATTAACACAACTATTTATTGCTTACTTGCATTCCTTATTGATCTTTTTGTGATAGAAATGATGTTTTCTTGGCTGGTAGCAAGTATACGCGCGCAAGCTGCCTTTTGGGTTGAAATAAACACAAATTGCTTGCTAAACCCGCGTTGGGAAAAATCGTAAACAACAGCAAGCACCGTTTGACAGTTGGGCACAAGATCGCTAGAGGCAAGGTGTGCCTGTCAAACGGCTTGCGCCGCACAGTGTCAAATTTAGAAGCAGCAGCCCTTGTGTGGTCTTTCTGCGTCGTTCGAatgctttttctttaaattttgctgTAATTTAGTGAAAGTTTATGAACATTATAAGTGGCATAACCTCAAAACGTGATGGAAACTGTCTTGGACTGCACTGAAGCTCGTCAAAAGGTAGGTAAAAGTAAATGTACTCCACACTCGACTCCAAGCTGTACTTACTACTGAACACAATATGCATCATTAGGGATTCActcgataaaacaaaaaagggataatACCTACCCACTATTTATCCGTATGAACGTTTCTCGCTGCTCGCTTTTATCATCATGTACCAGAGTTAATGGACGTGTTTaatcaaatataaaaacaCGCAAATTAACTCCTCAACATGACGGAAAAAGATATCATTCACCCATTCACTATCCCTTTGACTTGGTCACTAGAAACTGAGGAAAAAATTCTTGCAAAACTTCATCgtacaaacagaacaaaacagaGACAGAAGTCGTATTATTAAGCGCTCGTATCGTAGATCGTTTACATTTAATGTCATTGTCCTTACGGCTCTCGTGGGAGTTGGTGTAGGCAAATGAATATGTTTTAGGGGAGAAAGGTCTGGGTCGGTCTGCggtttgttggaaaataaattaaattaacattaCATCTCCCAGCTTCACCACGCTGCCGTCGGTTGCACCGGTTCGCCGATGTTGCATAGTCCCGGATAGTCGGTGCTGCAACCTGTCACGCATAGCTCGCACGGATTACCCTTCACGTACACCGGATGTCCGCGGGCGATCGAGTTCGAATAGTTGCAGACGTAGTTCTGGTGCACCCAGTCGTGGCCCTGCTCGTTCTGTGTGTACTGTACCATGGCGCATCCGACAGCCGTTGCCTTGTCCATGACAATCTGCGTGAAGTGTCCAATATCCTTCCTGTGGGATGGATAAAATCGATGCAACAATGATAATAGGGACATTAACAACAGGATCTGATAGGGAATGTGGAGTGTTTGGGATGCGTACGGTGGGTCCTGACCAAGCAGCGGATACGAATCGATGTAATCCTGGTTGGCATTCTCGTTCTCGCCGTACCAACTGTACAGGAGCTCGGTCATCGTATCGATAGGTGTTACTTCCATGCCGTAAAACGAGTTGGCCGCAATGTTCTGGCCCACCAGTGGGAAAAGCTTCGTGTTGCGACAGTAATCGTGTCCGTAGATGCAGGTCTTCACATTATACTCTGCGAGCTTCTGTAGCTCATCATCCCAGATCTACGGCGTAATGAAGGGTTGGAGTTTAATTTCTGACCAGATGGAATTCGAGTAACCAATATCACCTACCAGCGTTGGCATTCGAGAGGCCGATGCGTAATTGGTTACCTCACCACGTGCAACATTGGAACGGAACCCGTTGTGCAGGTCTAGGATGTAGGCCTTTACATCCTCCGTAATAGGCACCAGTAGTCGATCGACCGGACAGTACGGACCAAAGTTTTCACTTTTGCCACATCCCACATGGACTAAGTTGTTTTCTGTAATCACAAGGTAACATTGAGCCAACGACACTCTCAACACAAAACGAAGTTTTGCTTGGGACACTTACTACATAGCGTAGGATCACAATAATCCGTCTGACCACTAATTTGACTGATAAGtgccaccaacaacaccaacaccgcACACGTCATTATCCCTGTAATGGAAGTAATCCTCTATCAGCAcgggaaaacaaacaagaactTCCCTTGGACATCATTTTTTACACATACTTTGCACTGGCACTGAAGACATAATTACTGTAAAATGAAATCTCCCGCGAAACACATTGGAGTTAACACTATTAGTGGACGTGCTATTGCCGTGCAACCTGTCAATACACTGGTCTAAAGGAACTGCACTTTGTTGGGGAAGctttaaaacagttttaaacGTATCCGGTTGTAAAGCTGCCCTATTTATACTACGCAATCCGTTGCAGGGCAGGTAAACTAGGGTGCCTGGGAGGAGTAGCTGATCGATCTgaagtagctttttttttgggaaggaagGTAGGTGGTGCGAGGGGAGAAGACTGCTTGGATGAGATAACTAGAACCCACAGACGCTGGTGGGAGCCTTCTTATTGATTAGTTTTCCGGAATCGCGGAATGAATTGGCGAAGCGAGTAGCGATCGCGATGCGCTGATAAACAATACGCATAAGCAGCAGCTGCATTAGCGCAACGCAGGTTCTCGTGATagaagtgtgtgcgtgaaggAAAATCTTTTAATGTCTTCTAAGTTGTTAGGACGTTGAGGATCTTTGGGTGTAATATCCTATCAAAAGGACCATGCTTTTCTTGAATTGATGTGATGTAGTCCTGCttaaagatttcttaaaactcATTTCTAGAGCATGGCTTGGTGTGCGTGAGCTCAACACAACGCACACATTTCTTCGGGTGGTCGGACGGATGCACACTTTCCCACCGCATGAAACAATGCTGGGAAACGGTACTAAGCTAACATCGCTCTAACAGCATGCatgaaaagcagcaaaaaccacGATCGAGCTCGTTAGTACGATTGTAATTGCTGACTAAACTGTTGGCCACTACTCCGCTGTTGTGCGAAACTAATACCACTGTAAGGCGTCGTCGTGCCCACGATTAATTGTTCGGCAATTTCCAGGCCACGCACCCATGTATCGATTTCTTTTATTCTCTCCCCTTAATTAttgaccacacacacgcacaacccACCTAACACGTCCATTACATCGATCAACGTAATCAGGAAAATTCAATTGCAAACGTCATGGGAGGGAAATGTTTGTAGAATGCGGCGTTAGTCACACAactgtgtttgttttagttttcttcCTTTAATCGAAAGCTGCTTGAAGCGTCTCTCATGATGATGCTCTTGCTGAGCTTTTTTTCGATTCCGGTTCCGGTCGCCTAATTTGCAACTTAGATTAGGAATCTAGTTCCGGTCCCGGAAGTAATAATCATCTACAGCTATTCATTtgatggaaaagcaaaaataacgaTCAGCCTTTCTGGGCGGATTTGTAACAGTTCTTACCGGATTCGTGCCTTATTCTGCTGGTCCAGAATGGTCCAGATCATCAATTAGAGTATAGCGTTTTGAGTCTAGACGTCTAGGTGTATGAAACAAGACTTAACGTTAAGCTACGTTGGCAACTATTACTGCGTGAATCGGTGTATTCCAGCTTCTGAAGTTAATGAACGTTGTCACACTCAAGCCTTATCCTGttaattgttgtgttttgctatCATATAACTCCTCGGAGATGAGCTTAGGATTACTAACACATTCCGTCTTGAAGTCGGTATTACGTAATTTGGGTCATGTCCTACTCACTTTACTTACtgataagtataagtataaggaACCGCTCCGATGTACAACCGCTTGCAATAAATGCATTGCTGCCATCACTTCGTCTCAGTTTGGGCCTACCATTCCCACTCTATGTCCATGTAATAGGAGCTCAGCTCGCGGAAATCTCTGAGTGTCTTCCTCACAGCGTGTCTGAGAGGTTGGCGAATTTCGTCCGTTTCGGTGTAGAATAGATGTAAATACTAGGACAATTAACGTTCTATACTGTCCACGTTGCGACAGTTGTTTTGAGTGGAGAAGTTTCCTCAAGCCGTAGCCAACACCCTTGCGCGTATCTCAACATCTTTGCGGTTTTCGATGCTCACTTTTGACCCCAGATAGGTAAAGTTTTGGATGGCTTCATTCAAACATTGGCTAAATTGGAGAGCCTCGAACCGCATGAGGCATGTCAATGTGATCAATTTACGTCAACATCTGCACAGATTGATAGAAGGTGGCCTCGGAGGATTGTTTATTCAGTATTTGGTCTACATagagaaataattaaaaatcgaATCGGTACTATTTAATTCGATAAAagaatttcttttaattatgaTTATCTGTAATGAACATCGTGCAAGGACATCATCTTCAAGTGATCCTGTTCCTTGTTCATAAtagaataatataatataaattcttcttagcttaacgacctagtAGGCCATGCCAGctatcgaatggtttactatcCTCACTGCTATCTTAGGTACGAACGGTAGGGATAGGACTTGAATTTAGTCTTGAACCTACCAGGCAGCCCCACATATATCATGTCTACTGTTGACTCTTGCCAATCAAATCTTCACAACACGAAGACTGGCAGGAATGGCTTAAAGTCGGATTTTAAGATCGCCAGAAAAATCCTCCGATACGACACATTATGCTGCATtttaaacaacattaaaaCATCGTTTTCCAACACAAGCGCTTTATTCTCGCATAAAGTCGTCCTTCAGCCGTGGGAACCTATACGACGCACCTGGTAATAGTCCGCAATTAATCACCATGCATCTCAATCGACGAACAGCAGCAATATCGAAGTACATCCGTTTAAATGGCTAATTTATGCACCACGTGAATGTACAAACACGACACACGGTATGATGTGCGGTTTCGTTGTGAAGCaattaaatgtgtgtgtggaaacgATTATCGTTTAATTTGCTTTTCGAATATGTTGTGGCCATGCTGCCTGTAATGCGATGTAAATGTCGCAAacgcttccttttttgtgaagaaacgcttcaatcacacacatacgcagaCACTTGCTCATGTAAAAACTGCTTACTTTGTTGGTAAACAAATCCGCATCTTTTGATATGCTCTCGCCTCGGTTCGTTGTTGTGTAGAGTGGCAAGgtgaaaagaaattaattttaaaaccaagaaaaaacgATGGGAACATTTCCAAAGGTAACTAATCGATACAAGGAAAGCGTGATGCAAAAGCTAATATAATTCTAATTACTATTTACAGCAGACTGCAACAGGCGGAGATGGTGGTTCTCTCGCAGTTACATCGCCACCACCAGCTCCGGTGATTGAATCCGACATTTTTGACCACATCAGCGCTAATCCGCAGGTTTTCTACAAAAGCCAACAAATCAGCGATCCCGAACTGACGGAGAGCGAAAAGCGAACGATACTTCGTGATGTGCTCAACAAAAGTCACTGCACATTCCTTTCCCGGTTTGGCCTTTTCATGCGGGATGACCATCTGCGCTACTTCGAGCAGGACGAGCAAACGCTAGCATACAGTCCGGACGAACGGTACGAGATCGATCATCATTTGGAGCGAATTCGGAAACTGCGCAACGGTGGACGGGCGATCGAAGTACGCAACCGGCGGTATGCCGCACTCCAGAGGATGTGTGACGATGGGACGTACTTCAGCGAGACGGAAATGATGCAACGCGATCCACTACTATACGATCAGCTGGTGGGACAATATCTGACCGAGCAGGAAAAGCATGCACGGGATGCAACTCCATTGGAACCGCGGAGTGTCGTTGGGATCTTGCTAAAACAGATCGATAAAGATCAGGCGGAGAAAGATTTGCAGCAACAGAGGCAGGTGGAGGCACAGCTGGACGGGGAACCATCGCGTCCAAATTCGCCCAGTTTCCCACGAGCTCAGTGGGGTAATTTCGATGAGGAAGAGGAAGCACGTGTCGCGGCCCTGAAGAGCCGTAGCAAGCAAACGCGACGGCACGCGATACCGGCCGCCCAGCTGATGACGGCCGGCGAGCGGAATCTGTTGCGCGATGTGTTTGTGGGCATTATGCACGCGAGATTTTTAGCGGGCGAGGATAAAGAGTTCGATTACACGGAGATAGACGATTCGAGCGCGTATGACGATCTGGACACGGTGGATCACGATGAGCAGGAGAAGTACTTCAATCGCGATGACGAATCGGATGCTGGTGAGGATGCCGGGATGCACATCGAAACGGGCGAAGAAGACGAGAGTGAAGACGATTTGGACATTTACATGCGCCATCTGAATCGGCATctggagcagcagcaaaagatgGCGGCGGAGGACGCGGCCAAACCCACCGTGAGCACGATGGACCGTGATCCGGACTGCGAGTACGATAGTGATGATTGAGGGCGGCCAATCTTTTCTTGTTTAACCCTGTTCCAGGCAACCACAagccaattccttttttgttcgattgtaGAATTTCGATTgacttgaaatttgttttatatgaGCTGATTTCAGTAATCATTTTCTTtagattttctaaattttttatGAATTGGTTAAATCTGTTTTTTAGAATTGTTTTTTCGTACCCATCAACTTGGAAGGCTTGtagcttttttatatttaaccCAATTTTGGTGCTGCATTCTAATGGAACTTTAATTAACTTTTCTTCTATCTATTGACATATAAGCGTAGCCTCGACTCTCAGTCGTTTTCAAGTTATGATTATTCAAAGatgacatgtttttttttgttgcttgcaaaaatggaaaaacgtcaaaaatgattatttaagTGCTTTGCACAATTTTCATGATTAAACGCTTCTTACAGCTGTTAGATGATTATATCACAAGCCTAGTGTGCCATTTTCACAATTTTACTACAAGTAATAAAGAAATTACggcatttttgtttcaataaaaaccgTTACTAAAGAGCCGTTTAGGTTATTTGtgcattttaattgtttaGGCGAAATAAATGTGGAAAGAATGTATATTTGACAATAAGAGCTGTTTAATTTCGTGTTTCTTCTCGCTATGAAGAACGATATCTTATGTATTGGTTTTTATTCCAATAAAAACATCTTTAACTTTTTACTGATTCGttgtaaaattctgaaaaaaatcatattataTCCGTAGTTTACAAAAACATGTTGCTGAATAATTTTGTTGAAGCACTGaaatttcctgttttttttaactttttgtcCCATGACGAATGACTTCGAATTGAGGCAGCGTATTtaatagaaagaagaagagtttCTTTCACTTTCGTCAGAATATTGTTATGATAAAGGATTACGTACAAAACAGTTAAAAGCCTCTAAAAGTTGCTAGCTAACCGGGTATATTCCGGGTTCTTCTGGTTGCCCAAAGCAGGAtaaagcgtttttttcttgaaaatattaaatttttattttgtaattttgcgTAATTTCGCTTCTTGTTTCGcgccttttttcttgctttttgctACTTCCTTATatgctggtggtggttttgttaaaatgaaatgaaatggaaagaaagaaaaaacacataatgGAAGGAATTTTTCTGTTATCGGGTTACCAGTTCTACACACGCGATCTCCCCCGAATACGAGGAAAACCACGACCCCGTCCACGTAACACTTTCCCATTTGCTGGCGGACTTTTTGGTCGCAACGCTTCGATCCGCTCGGTACAGCCTGTGGTTGGGCTTTCCTCGAACGAGCTAGCATACAGCTCACTGTTAAAGTTTGAATTGGTCAATTCGGGTCCGATCGTTACCCAGCCGGGTCGTATCGTTGAATCGCGCCCAAAGATATGCAACCGGCGCCGTCCAAGACAAAAGTGTTCGATTATGTGAAAGATTTCGATCGGTTTTTCCAAACTGCCGAACTCAGCCTCTTCCGAGATGATTAGATCGATGTCCACATTTGCGTGTATAAAATCACCATCGGTCGAACGGCGCACCGTACCCTTGATGCCCATCAGACAATGTTCCTTCGTGCGCTGGAAAACTGCTTTCGGTTCGAGAATTTTCGAATGGCCCGGAGAATCGATGTTTGTTCGTATCCAGCATATGTCCTCACACCGTCGGAAGCCCCATTTGCGCAAACAATTACGTCCCATGTCTAGCCCTTCCGAGCTGCCACACCACAGAAAAACGAAGCTTCGATGGGCAGCTACCTCACCGATGTCTAGGGCGAGTATTTCATCCCACGACCAGAAATTGCGCGGGGCACCGGCCGCTACAGCTGCCCCGCCCCGTGCATACTCCTCGAGCGGTGGTTCAATCAGAATGACATCGAACTTGGTGCCGAGGGTTTTAAGATCGAACGTTTTGAGGTCCGCCCGCAGGTACATAGGCGGGGTGGCAGTTTCCGCGATCAGCTCATCCTTGAGACGGATCAGCTCGCGCAGCTTCGGGTACTCCTCGAACCGGTCCGCTAAACCGACGTCACGGATAAAGTTTTGCGGCCGTTGGCCGGTGTCGACAAAGTGCTGGCAGTAATCGTTGTGCGGGTTGGACGATTGTGTGCcctgaaaaaaaagggtggggTGGTAGAGGGGAGGGGATTGAccgaattatttttttgcatattattGTTCCGTCTATATTGGGGTTAGGGGAGATAGATGGCGTACCTTTAGAAAGGTGGACGAATCCCGATACACTAGCCCTTCGGCCGTTTGGGACGTTTTGGACGAGCTGGCTTCTTCGTCCTCGTACCGTTGCGCTTTGTTGATTGGTGAGTCTTCCGCGGTGCCGAGTACGTGCTTCAGATCTTCCACACAGGACACACCGAACTGTAACAAAGGTGACACTTGCATCTTGATTCCCATTCACTGATTAACCGATTCTCCATACTTACGGTTTGAGCGAGCAGCATCTTTCGTTTCTGTGATTGCTCACGCCGGGACTTGATAACGTCGCTCATTGTTACCTCCTTTTCTGCTTCTTGACCTATCAGTTGTCACCTACTAAAACTTATTGCTAATAATCGATCGATTCCTTGCGTTCGTGCCGGGGAACCGGGGAGCATTAATTCCTAAAAACCAATGTAAATCAGCTACGACGACACAACGGCAACAGACGATGCAGCAGCATATTTAGTGTGTGATGAGGTTTCGCTTCTTattgctttccttctttttgctggAGAGAAAGTTTGGTTTTCCCAAACACCCTGCCGCTGAGTTGTTGATCGGTTTTTGTGGGGCAGCACACGGGGGAAACCAGCGAGAAGCCGCCTGTGGCAAAGGTATTGTTGATTGCTTGATGTGCTCTACGTTTGTTTCGATCGCGAGGTTGTCCGGACTGCCAGCGATATTCTCGGCCAGGTTACTTCCACCGTGTTTTCTTGTCGTATTTATTTGGCCGTCCGCAAACCCAAACGAGATGCCTGTGCGTGTAGTTGTGGCTGGATGTCAGATTTGTTCCGTTGCGTGCGGCGGGTTTATAGCGTCGGGTTGTGGTGTCCATCGTGAAAGTCGTTTGAATGGTACCGGGCAGGCGTGTAATCgctgtaataaaaatattacaacgTTGAGTTTTGCTCTAATTGAGGGAGGATTTATGTAATTGGtgtaaaaaaatagtaagAGCGTCATTATGAGCTAAATAAAACCTATATTGGCAGCAAAGGGCAGTTTTGCCAAGCGGtgaaaatgttggaaaaaacCACCGATACCCGCTAGTAGTAGCAGCATCTTCCACATTACCATGGCAACCACGGCAAGCATGTCACGTTCTGGCAATATTACGCGGCATAGCGGTCAGTTTCGTCCAGGCGGCTCTTCTTAACGCTTCATCCAAGTTCAAGAACAATTTCCACTCCGAGGGCCGAGTACTAGAGACGATGAATATCCAAAATTATGCAACTCCCAAACGTTCCTGTAAGTACTTACTAGAATCAATCAAACTTGAAGAGAGAGAGGTTGAATTCTTCACCttaaaacaattgtttctTATAGGTGCCAGCAATCGTCCGGAACAGCAGGGCAGTTTGCAACTATTTTCTGTTCCACCGCCTACAATTCCACCACCAAACGGTGTGCCGCTGCTGATGATTCCGTCCCCAATGTCTCCGATATGGCTATTCGCAAATCCCACGGCGTATGACCGGATGCAGTGAGTAGACGCACAGAAATTAGTGGAATCAGGTTTTATGAAAAATACTCGAATTTGTATGCGTGTTTCTGTGTAGGTTTAATTTCAGTTGCTCGTCCGGTGGTAATTCGTTCCTAAGCAACCACCAACAAGTTGCATCTGCTCTCggaccatcgtcatcatcgatAATGTCGTCTTCATACGAATTCAGAATGTCGAGCATGATCCAGAACAATCCGTCCAACATGGTTGCCACCGTTCCGGAACCCGATACCGCAATGTGAGTAGCTTCATACCTCTGAACCTGCAACAGTGTTTCTAATATCGTTTAAGCGATTTTGTAGAAGCACCATATCATTGGAGAAAAAATCACCCGTGTGTCTGCTCGACCAATTCCCAGAGCTAATTCGGACAGCTATGGAGGGCTGCAAGAAAGCGGAACAACTTGCGCAAAACCATCAGAAACGGCCCTGCTTTAAGAAGATCGATAGTCTATGCGCtcggctcaagcaggacctgCTAAAGGCAGATAACGTAATGTCCAACATCAACTCGCAGGGGTTGGCCTGGGCGGTGAAAGATTTCATCTTCGTGTTTACCCGCATCATGAACGCGTGGACTATCATCAAGGGGTACGTAACGAACAAACCGGAAGGCATGCTGATGATCCAGCGTGAACTCTGTCCAAACTTTCTGGATGCATTCGGACGCTGGCATGAGGCAACGCACGAGCTCATTCATTCGCTCATACAATCGTTCACTAACTTGAACAAGCTGGCAAAGCAACAGCGCAGCGGTGGGAATATGTTTTCCAAACCCGATGAACAATCGTCTGCATCTTCCGGTGAGGGCGCTTCAGGGGGTGAGCTCGATCTGCTCGGTGAGAtcggagaaactgagtcactCAACACGCTCGGCGAAGGATCATACATTAAGGCGGGAATTTATCGATTCAATCCCCCACCCGGATTCGAGGATAAAATACCGACTGGACAGCAACAACGCGCGGAAGAATCGCCGGATGGTTCGATTAGTCCAAAGCATGCTACGATTATCAATAGCAATGAATCCGGTAACACAGTCAGTCCGAACAATGCACGTCAGGAGATGGAGAATTTCTTGCGAAAAACTTCATCCCAGTGCATCAAATGGGTGGTGGATGAAGTTCGGGCGATCGAGGAAGGACAATACTTCTATTGCATTAATTTTGCGAATAATTATGTAAGTATCATATTTTTAGCAGCATTTATTTTGATCTCTGATCGCGACGGGCTTGCTGGATTTTatccaaacaaaagaaactaaCAGAAAATAGAGAGAATCCAATTTCTCGTTCTCGTTTTTCCCGAGG encodes the following:
- the LOC126564826 gene encoding N6-adenosine-methyltransferase non-catalytic subunit, translating into MSDVIKSRREQSQKRKMLLAQTFGVSCVEDLKHVLGTAEDSPINKAQRYEDEEASSSKTSQTAEGLVYRDSSTFLKGTQSSNPHNDYCQHFVDTGQRPQNFIRDVGLADRFEEYPKLRELIRLKDELIAETATPPMYLRADLKTFDLKTLGTKFDVILIEPPLEEYARGGAAVAAGAPRNFWSWDEILALDIGEVAAHRSFVFLWCGSSEGLDMGRNCLRKWGFRRCEDICWIRTNIDSPGHSKILEPKAVFQRTKEHCLMGIKGTVRRSTDGDFIHANVDIDLIISEEAEFGSLEKPIEIFHIIEHFCLGRRRLHIFGRDSTIRPGWVTIGPELTNSNFNSELYASSFEESPTTGCTERIEALRPKSPPANGKVLRGRGRGFPRIRGRSRV
- the LOC126565226 gene encoding antigen 5 like allergen Cul n 1-like, producing the protein MSSVPVQRIMTCAVLVLLVALISQISGQTDYCDPTLCKNNLVHVGCGKSENFGPYCPVDRLLVPITEDVKAYILDLHNGFRSNVARGEVTNYASASRMPTLIWDDELQKLAEYNVKTCIYGHDYCRNTKLFPLVGQNIAANSFYGMEVTPIDTMTELLYSWYGENENANQDYIDSYPLLGQDPPKDIGHFTQIVMDKATAVGCAMVQYTQNEQGHDWVHQNYVCNYSNSIARGHPVYVKGNPCELCVTGCSTDYPGLCNIGEPVQPTAAW
- the LOC126564726 gene encoding transforming growth factor beta regulator 1 produces the protein MQRTSCESSEAATAAVEEEANAKFRQKYRRLKRYMTDMVFENAALSDHIAQVQEKVGQVSEERRFLLKKLLDHEHETETQLGRTSSKLNELIANSLPPKRQYKKREKNATVNGAPNASTSGEGGPADGQQEPQETVLDGTDVKVEKDDEANGKSGANERHGGKNGHRMGKKRGPAGKGEPPSEGGKGRRKGRPSGGTGKKRMQNITVDQSGHPKYPFTVGGFSVQSLGDIVPDRAAFHTECTIYPIGYTITRPYGHYKDPEKRCIYTCRVVDDGERPRFEIVPESTDPSGTGGGETGESKDMDLVEADIISGPTTDDCHAELLQRINTALNVGSIDSRPMGDWFFGLAHPTVANLLQRFPSAKGCTNYRTEERKETEANMEKENDPALSYDALMRHITISTYRTVPEIKEEPPDELFDHSDGNSFSLSV
- the LOC126566025 gene encoding coiled-coil domain-containing protein 97; this encodes MGTFPKTATGGDGGSLAVTSPPPAPVIESDIFDHISANPQVFYKSQQISDPELTESEKRTILRDVLNKSHCTFLSRFGLFMRDDHLRYFEQDEQTLAYSPDERYEIDHHLERIRKLRNGGRAIEVRNRRYAALQRMCDDGTYFSETEMMQRDPLLYDQLVGQYLTEQEKHARDATPLEPRSVVGILLKQIDKDQAEKDLQQQRQVEAQLDGEPSRPNSPSFPRAQWGNFDEEEEARVAALKSRSKQTRRHAIPAAQLMTAGERNLLRDVFVGIMHARFLAGEDKEFDYTEIDDSSAYDDLDTVDHDEQEKYFNRDDESDAGEDAGMHIETGEEDESEDDLDIYMRHLNRHLEQQQKMAAEDAAKPTVSTMDRDPDCEYDSDD
- the LOC126566026 gene encoding protein mitoshell, translated to MNIQNYATPKRSCASNRPEQQGSLQLFSVPPPTIPPPNGVPLLMIPSPMSPIWLFANPTAYDRMQFNFSCSSGGNSFLSNHQQVASALGPSSSSIMSSSYEFRMSSMIQNNPSNMVATVPEPDTAISTISLEKKSPVCLLDQFPELIRTAMEGCKKAEQLAQNHQKRPCFKKIDSLCARLKQDLLKADNVMSNINSQGLAWAVKDFIFVFTRIMNAWTIIKGYVTNKPEGMLMIQRELCPNFLDAFGRWHEATHELIHSLIQSFTNLNKLAKQQRSGGNMFSKPDEQSSASSGEGASGGELDLLGEIGETESLNTLGEGSYIKAGIYRFNPPPGFEDKIPTGQQQRAEESPDGSISPKHATIINSNESGNTVSPNNARQEMENFLRKTSSQCIKWVVDEVRAIEEGQYFYCINFANNYFPDFHLIAPDMIDLRQVYRKHHAGQYTMMVELIDDLQQMVDTCKRYVEVSTEFEIWTPSDSVPDSCSPVQRQEWENFPKIQNFIAKMERLLSQIRAKERSIMVDRVTDGGRSLNCGTDDGVESQQRELT